The DNA region TTGGGCAAAGTGGACAAACAAACTATGCTGCATCAAAATCTGGATTAATTGGATTTTCAAAATCCTTAGCTATAGAAGTAGCTTCAAAAGGAATTACTGTCAATGTAGTATCTCCTGGATATATCATGACAAATATGACAAAAAAATTTTTATTGGCTAATAAAAAAAACATTTTAAAAAAAATACCAGTAGGTTTTCTTGGAAGAACAAAAGATATTGCTTATGTTGTATCTTTTTTATCTTCTAAAAAATCTTCATATATAACAGGACAAAATATTCATGTAAATGGAGGAATGTATATAGATCTTAATACATAAATAAAAATTTCACTCTATATAAAATAGATTTTTCTTTTTTTTGATAATAATTTTTGAGATAAATATATGAAAAATATCAACTATCGTGTAAAAAAAATAATTGCAAAACAATTTCAAATTAATATTAAAAAAATTTCATTAAATAATAATTTAAAAAATGATTTAAAAATTGATTCATTAGATTTTGTAGAATTAATTATGTTATTAGAAGAAGAATTTAACATTAAATTATTTGATATTGAAGCGGAAAAAATAAAAAAAATTAAAGATATAATTCCGTATATAAAAAAAAAAAAACTAAAAGAATAAATATTCTTATGAACCTCTATCCTTGGTTAGTTAACTACTATAAAAATATAATTAAAAAATATCACATTAGTAAACTTCATCCAATTATTTTAATAAATTCACCGATAGGAACCGGAATATCAAATTTGATTTTAAACATTTGTCAATGGATATTATGTCTTTATAAAAACAAAGAAAAATATTGTAATAATTGCTCATCTTGTTTATTAATAAAAAATAATGTACATCCAGATTTTTATTTTATTAAAAATAGTTTTAGAAAAAAATATATTAAAATTAATAAAATTAGAAATATAATTAAATGTATATATCAAATGTCTCAACAAGGGAAGGAAAAGATTATTTATTTCCAAAATATTAATTATCTTA from Buchnera aphidicola BCc includes:
- the acpP gene encoding acyl carrier protein, which translates into the protein MKNINYRVKKIIAKQFQINIKKISLNNNLKNDLKIDSLDFVELIMLLEEEFNIKLFDIEAEKIKKIKDIIPYIKKKKLKE